A single Triticum dicoccoides isolate Atlit2015 ecotype Zavitan chromosome 2A, WEW_v2.0, whole genome shotgun sequence DNA region contains:
- the LOC119359294 gene encoding cysteine-rich receptor-like protein kinase 6, with translation MSTRDFSIFQSLYPGRAMFVALVVLLLSSPVPSAGDQLFCADANDKYSPNSTYQASLRSLADELTARAMNSHSATGTAGGGSDKVYGAVLCRGDSTGADCSGRLREAFGKTINADSTGAAACALHKDVAL, from the coding sequence ATGTCCACTCGCGATTTTTCCATTTTTCAGTCCCTGTATCCCGGCCGTGCGATGTTTGTAGCCCTCGTAGTTCTGCTGCTCTCCTCGCCGGTGCCATCGGCCGGGGACCAGCTGTTCTGCGCCGACGCCAACGACAAGTACAGCCCAAACAGCACCTACCAGGCCAGCCTTAGATCCCTCGCCGATGAACTTACCGCGAGAGCCATGAACTCGCACTCGGCCACGGGCACGGCCGGCGGGGGCTCCGACAAGGTCTACGGCGCCGTGCTCTGCCGAGGGGACTCCACCGGCGCTGACTGCAGCGGGCGCCTCCGGGAGGCCTTCGGCAAGACAATCAACGCTGACAGCACCGGGGCCGCCGCATGCGCGCTCCACAAGGACGTGGCGCTCTAA